Part of the Lolium rigidum isolate FL_2022 chromosome 6, APGP_CSIRO_Lrig_0.1, whole genome shotgun sequence genome, CCTCCCGGCATTGCCACCGCCGCCGAGGTGCAGGTCTGACATGCTGGGCACGCCCGCGGTGGAGTCGATGTCGTTGCTGGCGCGCCCGTCGTCGACGCCCTGGTCGTAGAGGAAGCCCTTGAATACGTGGCCGTTGATGGTGACGGCGGCCTGGTACGCGTactcgtcctcgccgtcgtcgacggaCGTGACGCGCACGCACCTGAACACCGCCGGCGCGCGCACCTGCCGCGGCAGGCTCCCCCTGAACGACGGGTCTGCACATGAGTGACGGAGATGTTCATCAGCGGAACTGCATCGAATTGCGGAAGCGTAGTGCATAGTTTTTTTTTAGCGCGCAGGAGGCGTAGTGTAGAATTGTGACACCATGGGCGTTAGATACCTTGATGGCTTGAGGTGGTGTCGTAGCTGCGCGGCGTGGTGGCGTTGGATGTGGAGGTGTGGGAGGTGGCCGCCTGCTGGGAGGAGAGGAGGCGAGGCTTCTTcgaagcggcagcggcggcggtggccggggAGGGTTCGGAGCCGCCGAGGTGCTGTCgctcgcggcggcgcgcggcggggaCCCAGGTGCTCTTGACGTGGGTGGAGCAGTCGAAGCCGCGGCTCTTGCAGCAGGTGCGGCACCGGCTGTGGCTGCAGTCCTTCTTGGCCTGGTTGCCGCAGTCCTGGCACGTGGCGGTGCCGGACCCGGACGAGCCGGCGGCGCCCGTGTCGAGCATCGGGAGCGGCTTCTTCAGGTAGAAGGCGCcgaggctagggttagggttgttgCCGCCCGACGGCGGCGACTGCGGCTGCTGCTGGTGATGCTGCGAGGAGGAGGACTGCCAGAACTGGATGCCGCtgctggcggccgccgccgccttggccGCGTCCGGATCGAGCACGCAGGGGCCGGCGGAGAGCAGCGGGAAGATGGGGTCGGGGTTGGATGCGGCgtcgtggtggtggtgatggtggtgcgtGTGGTGGAAGGACGCGGCGGGGGCCACGACCACCATCCCGACGTCCCCCGCCGCCATGCCGTAGTTCAGCGCGGCCTGGTGGCGCGACGTGGCGGGGCCCCAGAGGCCGGCTCCCAGCGAGGCGCCGGaggcggccgcggccgccgcggcggcgCTGGCATTGAAGCCGAGGGAGAGGTCGTCCCCCcgggctgctcctccgccggctgcggcggcggcggaggaggcgaccCAGTCCGCGAAGGCGCCAGTGTCGGATGGGAAGCGCCGTCCGGAAGCCACACTTATACCCAGCGGATTCGACGGCCGCGCGCGGCGAGATTAAAAATGCCGGCCGGCTAGAAAGCTACCAGTGTCTACCTCCCGAGCTCCTACGGTGGCAGGTGGTGGCCGGCGATCCGGGGGAAGAAGAATAAAAGTTCTCCACTACGCACGAGAGAGAGACTGGGATGGCGTAGAAATCAGAAATGGGAATAGGATAGCTGAGGCTATAGCTAGGCTGCGGCGTCTCTATCGCTCCAATTACTAGCTAGCTAGCACTGCATCTCGATGGAGCGCTTCCAAGCACCTAGCTCCCTAGCTCTAGCTGCCCCTATATAGTACCTTGCCTGGCTGGGCCTATCAATCTAGCTACCAGTACCTAGCTTCTCTGTCTCTTTcctccctcgcctttatagactagTACCTCAGCTTTTCAAAAAAGATTGTAAATGCTTTGTGATTTATATTTGCTGATGCAGCAGGAGGAGAGAATAGAATCCTAGAATGATGGTGTGGAAGCACCATGTTTAGGCCATGAGCAGAGAGAGATCCTCCAGAAGAGAGAGAGATGTTGGTGGTGGTGTGGGGGCTCTGAAGTTCTTctgggaagagagagagagagatgttgGTGTTGTGGATGGATGATGATCACTCGCTATCCGTCCGTCTTTTTGGCGGTGGAAGGGGCTTTTATTGGCTTCCCTTGTCCACCTGCCACTGCGCCTGCGCCTGCTTCGGCCTTCCGAAACACGTCCAAACGCTACGCTGGACACTGACCACCTTCTTCCTCTGCTGCCGCTTCTGCGGCCGCACCTGCTAATGCTGCCGCCAGCCGTGTTAACAGCCGCCGCAGTGTTGGGAACATGGGCTCTACTCCACTCCAACTGCGATGGCCGGTGGACAACACCATCGCTTCCTCTGGTGCTAGGTCGGTAGCCATCCACGTACGTGCCCGCCCAAGGATTTGGTTAGGTAGCCAAATACAACATCCTCCGCTTGGAAAATGTATAAAATAGACTAAATTTAAAGTAAAGTGAGTGAACCAATATATTAAAAATACACTAGATACTAAAGTCAGTGAACCAAAGAAAAGTGTTTCAATATCTTACATTTccaaacagagggagtactacacATTTATCAGGCGGTTACCGGAATTCCCAATCTTGAATGGTAAATTAGTTTATTATGCAAAAAAAATGCAATCCATTTGAAATACACGTTCACTAGCCCACTAACCGAAAATGAACCCTCTCGCGAATACATGGCGCCAACGAGGCGTCATATACCAATGACCTAGGGCCTATCTTGTGTTCCTCACCCTCTCGCCGCCGTTGAGGGGCACGGCCAGGCAAAGCTCGAGTtgtgctagcggcgaggcctccttcGGTGGATGTGCTCCCTCTCTCTATCTCATCGCGGTGCTAGGGTTTGGCGACGGGGATCGCCGGCGCAGTACTGCAGACCTCCGGCGATGGCTCCAGGCGACAACAATGGGGATGGTGGCTTCCTTGTGGTGTTGCCCTTGCATCTGTGGCCAAGTCCATGCCTGATGTCTACTCTGGTGTGGGCATGAAGGGTTGGATCGCTGGCAGCGGGTTGGCGTCGTGGCACCCAACTGAGATGTCTGCTTGGCACCGAGGTGGTGTGGACGCCTATGGGCTATGCAACCGTGACAGTGGTGATGCTGGAGGTGGTTCATGCCTTCTCCCATGGTTGCCTGCTGCCTGGCCTTGGAATTGAAACTCGCGAGACAAACGCCACTACTCGTCTCGACTCGAACTCGACATATAAAGAGTCGAGCTGGGTTTCAACTTTTCTCGTTAAACGAGTTTGAGCTAAATGAGCCGAATTCACCAAACTCGTGAGTAACTCGTTTAGCTCAGTAAGAACTCACATTGGGATGTACAATCTCATCAAAGAAACAAATCAAGCTGAAATGGCTAAGTCCAACCGGCCAAGACCACTTGTGCTTTGTGATAACTCAAGTACACATGTGATTTGTTGACTTGTCTTGCAGTGTTTCTGATTTGAGCTTTTGGGACACTGTACGATTGTTTGTGACATGGTACTCGAACCATGTGGTCCTTCTTCTCTTTCGTGGTAGTTGTCATGCAAGGCGAGTCGTTTATCACCGTGTTTGTAGAGGGTGCTTTATTTTCcgcttgccaatgtattgggtgAAGTTGTAACCTTTTTTGGCAAAGTACTTGCCATCTTGCCTTTCTTTTGTATGATTTATATTCATTCCATGGTGTATTCTCGAACattttgaattttatttgaatttatgTTGGCTGGTCAGTCCAACCTAAAtcatatatgctatgctttctcTGGGACCCCTTGTTTCAATTTATTTGTCTGAGATTTCCAAATTCCTTCTCTCTAAACATTATATTCAAAATATTTAAATAACATTTGACTTTGAAAATTTAAACTTTGTTTGAGAATCTCGCATGTATTTTGCATGTTCTCTCCGATAACCATGGTTAGGTCATGCCACcgggagccccccccccccccccaaaaagacCCTCCAAACGGTCGTTGCTCGCTCCAGCCCCAAAAAAAACGTCAcatcggcaccgccaagccgtaaCGGTAGGTTGACGGGCCCGAAAATCGGTCCGACATTATCGTGCCGATCCCAATGCGCATAGGTCGTACGGATGCGCGGAAATGCTCACCGCATTGGATTGGCTACATGGGACCTATAGCGCTTGTTCGGCGGAGCTGTTGGGCGCCATTTAGGATGCGACAATGAAGATCGCCGATGAAGAGCTCTCAGGCCCTTTGGAATTTTTTTAAGAGGAAAGTCTATTTTGAACCCTAAAACCGTAGAGGTTCGGTGAAATGAACCCTAAACTCTAAATCCATGTCATTtgtaccctaaactagtgaatccCGCTCCAAATCAAACCTTAGAACTGTTTGGCGGTTCGGGGAGAGGATAATCCTGGCCGAGAATATCTGTTGTCTCACTAACTTTATGGTTTCACATGTGATAACGTTGCGACTCCAAATGCAGAGTGTTCCGTCAGCAGAGTATTTTCTCGAAgaggtgactcgagggttatatcaaactctcggggaattgagtaaagaggtatctctccctctctttttctagcaatcttgcaagataaaataaagtcttgtctccccaactccaccgtgtgtttgtcaagcacaaggtttcgtattagtaatagtaTAATAATGTAATAAcgaaagtaaagtaaactagacaaataaagtaaactaagtaaaatcaGAAAATGGTTGATTGTTTTGGGGTTTTGTGTCCAAAGAAGATaagtatttttttgtattttcgattaaAATAGTACAAcaaatagaaagtaagataaataTAATGgaaatgtgttttttatgattaaAATGGGactggggttcatgggttcatttGTCTACTCTCTCTTTAAGAGTTGTAGCggataataacaattcatcaataggATATAAAGAACATAACTTTAATATGTgtaagatacacattcatatgggcatcacgttacaaacataacacatgcattcactttatccatagtgagatagaaaaagaaaaggcaaagccataatagatcatgaatttgttgtcactatccaatcactaaaaccatggtaTTACATCtagcacacacatcaccccacacatgttcttgcatacaagttggatcagaaccaatactttagaactgggtacataatatgcatatatatatatatatatatatatatatatatatatatatatatatagggtcgcactattccgaaaccggtgctcagaataatattctgagcatttTTCTGTGTATATAGGGAGCGGTCGAGCGAAATACAAAGAAAACCCAAACAGCATCTTCCCGATGCAAACCATCACGATCTGATCCAAAACTGCCGGCAGGTCGCCCCGCGCCGCTCcatcttccccgccgccggcagggcccccgcgccgcccgccttctccgccgccggcaggtctccgcgccgcctctccttccCCGAGGCTGGCaggctcccgcgccgcctctccttcgccgaCGCCGgcaactgccgccgccgcctgccccgGCCCCTGCAACCGCCGCCTGCCCCGGCCCCAACAAGCACAGCCGCTGCCTCCCTCGACCCCAGCtagcaccgccgcctcctcccccgaCCGCGCAACTGGCCACGCCGCCGACACTTGTCCCCGCGAGTGCGCGCTTCCTCGATGTCGCCTCGGATTCTCCGGCCACCGCACGAGTTCACCCCGCCTATCGACCGTCCACGCTTGCTCGACCGGTCTAGCTTAGCAAAgcattcatcctcttcctccttgaaCCCCGGTTGCACTGCTTTTTCTTTGAACTGTCTCTGTTTCTTCCGTTTCGGCAGTACAGGCTGCTTCAGGTGAGAAGTGCAATGGCGCAAAAAGAGAGAACGAGGTGTCATCTTCTTCTAGCATGACAGATTCTACCAATGGTGATATTATCATCAATTGATGGAACTTTCAGCATAGTCAACGGAAGCAATTTGAACATACCAGAATTTGTGTTGATTCTCTCTCTCTTGCCCGTGGAGCAGCAGTTCTGTTCTTTTTATTCTCTACTGCAGCTTGCGCGTGCTTTTTTTTATTCTCTACTGCAGCTTGCGCGTGCTAGCTAAAGCATCTATGTACGTGTGCATTTCTAATTCTCTCATGCATATTCTCCCTGTATCTCTATGTGTATGTGCAGACTAGTCGATGCCAACGGAGAAGTCCAATCGTATAGTAGTGAGAAGTGTAAGTATATGATTTTGGAATTGCAAAATTTTCTGAATCTGGAAGTGTGTCACATGGCCATCCCGTCCTCTTCCCCATCCCAGCAGTACCACAAACATGAGACACGGCCATGTAATAGGGCATCGCTCTGTGCTCCTCCACACAGCAACAGCAGTTCACGAAGTGTGTGGTAAAGAACTAGTTACTGCAATGCCACATGGATGTCCGCGCGCCATCAACGGGAGTTACTCGCGCCGCCGCAGCGCCATCCGTGCGCCGCCCTACATCCGCCACCGACCTCCCGACGACGAGACCTTCCTGCCCCCACGTTGTGATAGCTTCTAGTTCTTCTCCCTGTGGCGGCGCCCCATGCCACCCGATGACCACTGCAGACCGCTGGCGGCGCCCCATGCCACCCGATGACCACTGCAGACCGCTGCACAACGAATCTGTTAATTGTTGTGGTGCTACAACAATAGTTGATGTGCACTTCTGTTTTCTTCAGTGTTTTACTTTTTTTTACACAACGCTTGCACTTCCGTAATTTCTTATATTCTTTCGTTGGGCTGGTAAACCGTTTTGCATACCGTGGCTGCAAGCAGCTTAGTCCGTGTTTACGTTGTCTAGTTGTGTGACAATGCATGAGCCCTCAAAGATGCGACCATGGCCCTAATGAGTGAGCAGATATCAGAAGTACAAGCGTCGTGGAACTCAGGTGGCCCTTCCCGAACTGCATCGACACCTTGGATGGATAACAAGGAAATAAGGATATAGAGCATATGTGTCGTGGTTAATAGGAGTAGGTGgtcttaaaataaataaaaataagtgCTTTTAAAATAGACTACATTATAATATGTATTCTGTAGAAGAGGTTTCACTCGGTAAGGTGTATCTATTTGTTATGTATTCTGTAGAAGAGGTTTCACTCGGTAAGGTGTATCTATTTGTTATCTAATTCACTTGTGGTGAAGTGAAAGTGTATATACGTAATTCACTTGTAGTAGCAACGGACCTTCTTTAGTTGTCACTGTCTAATACTAAAACAAGATAGGAGAAAACGATGCAGCAGTATAATCATTTTAGTCTCGGCACTACAATCGTTATAGTCTCGACAGTGTAATCTTTTAGATCCAAGCAGTACACATCGAATAGCTCTGAAACCTTCTATACCGAAAGAAAAGCGAGAGATGGGATAAAAGAAACAAGTAGAGCACGTGCGGCGTAGTCGTGGTGGCCGAACACAGCGGGGGACCAAACAACGAAAAAGGTCTTCAAAATATGTACATAGTGTGTTCCAGAAAGGTGAAAAATACACTAATTATGATGGTCCAAATGGAGTCATAAACTCTTATATTCTCCGCATGTTGCTAAAAGGTGACAAAATGTACGAAAATATTTGTTTTTTTGTCCAAGATTCATTTAAATAAGGAGATTTGATAATTCTTGGAGTGCAAATCTTAGGTTTTACGGAAGTACAtaggaaaaataataaaatcaTCTATTTTTTTTATCTCACGGGAAGTAGTGAAAGTGGTctcaagaagtacaagcggtgACTATGCTAAGTACACGTGGTCATTTTTTGAAGTGTTCAAAAATAATTACCAGAAAGTACACATGTCAACACTGGGAAGTACAATTGATTAGTTCTGAGAAGTACTCGGTCCATCTTGTAGTGCATTAAAAATAATGAAAAAGCATCCAATTTTATCGCATGGGAAGTACAAGATGTGATTACCAGAATTCCAAGCGGTAACTATGGGAAGTGCAAATGGTCGGTTTAGTAAGTGTAAAAAGAAAATCGCCACGAAGAAGTTCACATAGCTACGTTGGGAATTTCAAAGAATACGATCCGGAAAGTAGATTCTCCGGAGTTGAGTGTAGGGAAAATTTATATAATTGACGACTAGAAGTTCAACCAGCCGACACGATCAGTACACCCACTTTAtagaggaagtacaagaaaaccgacaaaatcaaaatttagaaaaaaacaaaataatcccgtcatctgcgaggaagtacgagcagtgattccgagaagtacaggcggagacaacaggaagtacaagcggtaattacatgaattaaaagtgttcaaagaaaatatccccacataagttcacatagcaaaaaacATTAATAATCACATCACCCCGtcaggaagttcatatacttgacaatgagaagtacaaccattcgacacgagcaatacacccacttaatataggaagtacaagaaacccgacaaagtccaaatgtagaaaaaaacaaaataatcccatcatctgcaaggaagtacgagcagtgcttccgagaagtacaggcggagacaacatgaAGTACAAGCAGTGAAATCCGAGAAATACccgcacataagttcacatagcaacgttgtgaagttcaaatattaagatccaggaagtgcataatctcttaaatagaatatagtgacaatctaaaattatcattttgatgcacacatgctagtttttgtaaaacactcTATTATCAAAATATTTCGAGGAAGTACAATcacgaaggccaagaagtacaaggacatgtcgcgggaagttcagatgtgcgttgttgtgctgagcattttgtgtggtcgtggacctcaaacggacaccgtatgagaaacttatagtcattttactgaacactttcgtgaaacaacaCCGAGAAGTACAATCGcttttccctagaagtgcaagttcgtgtcgagggaagttcaatgctctgtttttacggggcggaaatctattgttcaaatctcatcgatttgatcaccaaccacttcaatcattgtcaccaaaagctttatatggtagagtatatgtctaatttcattacctacaacatttcacaacaaataaaTGTATCTAATCTATCAAATTCAAAtcattatcccacaaaatatactggaaacatgatttcaaaacttctaaaattacttttataCCAtttggatttggcaaaaatggtagatacgaaaaagatgcgccattttgacacctttccaactgtatatcatttgcattgtttaaatataccccatggaaatcgcggggaaaatcgTTCGGtacccgtcacataaaacgggcggacagtaattcaagttaatatcttaaactgtaaggaattagagaaaataattggaataaaaaagttgcgcctagtccatagctttccaacgccatatcatttgcatcattccgacaaacggttgaaacaaatcatccaaattactgtccgctcgtttttaagtacgtccgaatttcggtattttcaaaattgttcaaaaactgtgaggattttggaaaaacgtaaaacatgaaaaagttgcgcaatttcattatctatccaacggtatatcatttgaacATTTTGGATAAGCAActcgaaaatcgaactaaaagttcgttttctggccatatagaagcgttttcgtattttcaaatttaaatttaaaccgtaCATAATCTGCaaaagttgtgaacatgaaaaagttgcggtttttcattacctatccaacggtatatcatttgcacatttCCTCCAAATGGTTGAGAAAATCGTAGTAtaatcagtagctctgaagaaaatgggaagttcaggtaagttccgaTAGAAAGGTCACCcctcttatccaggaagttcaaccttgtgtccagagaagttcaagtcggtgctcagaatattattctgcaaccggttgcagaatagtgctggtatatatatatatatatatatatatatatatatatatatatatatatatatatatatatatatatatatacacacatctTACACAAAGTGCAGTTAAATCTCGTAGCGCAATCTCATAGAATAAAGATTTACCAcatataaataacatatatgaccataatcatgttgggcaggtcatatggtactaagatctatgaaggacatgggagaaatagatcaagcaactgccacaaacccgtagtccagaggtggactactcccccttgatcatgatgttgatgatgaagacgttggagaaggtggggtTCCCTCCGGCGAAGTTTTCCCATCTAATCTTCTCTGCTgcagcctccgttttcgtgtttctctGTTTCTGCGGCCCTCCCCTCGAGAGTACCCTCggaggtcatatatatagtagtttttaggtcaaaatacgtcggttcaCGAAAAAATCAAGCAAATTAAACGATCGACGACCGAAAGAGCATCGATGGCGCACCCTATTAAGGTGGCGGCCTGCCCTCTATTGGGCCTCCAAGCCTGGTCCAAAAGTCCACGATGTTTCTCTTGGTAAAAAAATGACTCTCCACAAATCCTAGCacaatttgactctgtataggtctctgaaagtgaaaaatatacaaaacagcattttcctgttctgcagagttataagccAAATAAAGTGGATCATTGATAAATCTCCATAAATCTATTTAAAACATGGTAATAACataatatatgttgcaaatatgtggaaatacATGTTAATAGTGTACAAAGTTGATGTATGCATTTTACGTGCATCAACATGTCATGCTTATCCCCTACCTAGTATGTCTCTCTCCCATCTTACAAAAAAGCAGGGTACACACCGGAGATAGCTGTCGTGGCAGCGAAGCGGTCGCAGGACCAGCGCCACAATACTGCGGCCGGCTAATGTGCGCAGCGGAAGCCTCCTTTTGCTTGTGAGGTCGTGTGGCCGCGCGCCGATGCCACGGTCTGAGCAGGATGCACCTCCTTTGCCACCGGCGGTGTTTCGAGCCTATGCACTTCATTCCTCCCCAGCCTCGACACAGGAGGCATCGGTACAAGATGATATCCTGGAGGGAAGGATGTGCCCAATTATCTTGGCCGAGTTTATTCATCGCGGCCCCGTTAAGATAGGGAAAAAATATTGGGAAGCGATAAATATGACATGTGGATCTATGTAGTTAGTGAGAgtagaaattcaaaaaaattgattGTTTTCTCCCAAAAAGGGCTCAAGGTTTGATTTTGATCGGAATTCGTAAGTTCATGATACGAATAATAGTGATTTAGAGTTTAGGGCTCGTTCCAACGAACCTCTACCAGTTCGGGGTTTAAAATAGATGTTTTTTCATTTTCTTACTTGTACCCAAATCCTTGACACGTTGCGCACATGCTCCGTCTCATCCCCACTACACGTGGCCATTTCTCGGGCCAAACCCGAAAAAATCCGAACCTAAATTCTCATATCTAAGCCGAGCCCAGTCCGCCCTTCAGGCTTATAAGCTAGGCATGAACTCGGCCTAACCCGGGCCGGGCTAGGATGGTCCTGAATGTCGGGCTGGGTTCGGGCCTGATATTGAAGTCTAAATGTCGGGCTTGCCTGGCCTCGGACTTGCAGAAACAGATTCTAGGCTTagtt contains:
- the LOC124667496 gene encoding protein LATERAL ROOT PRIMORDIUM 1-like, which encodes MAAGDVGMVVVAPAASFHHTHHHHHHHDAASNPDPIFPLLSAGPCVLDPDAAKAAAAASSGIQFWQSSSSQHHQQQPQSPPSGGNNPNPSLGAFYLKKPLPMLDTGAAGSSGSGTATCQDCGNQAKKDCSHSRCRTCCKSRGFDCSTHVKSTWVPAARRRERQHLGGSEPSPATAAAAASKKPRLLSSQQAATSHTSTSNATTPRSYDTTSSHQDPSFRGSLPRQVRAPAVFRCVRVTSVDDGEDEYAYQAAVTINGHVFKGFLYDQGVDDGRASNDIDSTAGVPSMSDLHLGGGGNAGRGAGVPSSSMAPSDMYGGGGASHQHILGGSGYGNTMN